One genomic segment of Streptomyces sp. TLI_146 includes these proteins:
- a CDS encoding RDD family protein, translating into MGTPAVGPSSALGCRGRCELSDRGTLDNSASEGSGPGYYADPSIPGYVRYWDGRAWVPGSSRPVPEEGRGVPFPPPTFPTSVAGAVLPPMAWAAPHQSPFASVGSGTRSAPLVRRVAARAVDGLFKFLLVTGASAPLWLDAISHIRQQIDQAAAAGESVSVSLLDGTTGVLWAAVLAVALIIGVLYEVLPTARWGRTPGKWLFALAVVDSETLTPPGVRRATRRYLMRFALNVMVIGFLVGLRPLVALPRRQGLHDKAAHTWVVRRSTNRLDGKASQPRLRRLSEPRVLLGLVRLPGRSRPGAVTPGASVEPERSLRGRPLDLTGLSDRPETAAAVGSVEAVLERVFQALGPPPEGLTRDKEPVVHGGGGNTQ; encoded by the coding sequence GTGGGGACTCCCGCAGTTGGGCCGTCGTCCGCGCTGGGATGTCGGGGGAGGTGCGAGTTGTCAGATCGCGGCACGCTGGACAACTCCGCGTCCGAAGGCTCTGGTCCCGGCTACTACGCCGACCCGAGCATCCCGGGCTACGTCCGGTACTGGGACGGCCGTGCATGGGTGCCGGGGAGCAGCCGTCCTGTGCCGGAGGAGGGCAGGGGGGTGCCTTTTCCGCCGCCCACTTTCCCGACGTCCGTGGCAGGCGCCGTTTTGCCGCCGATGGCGTGGGCGGCCCCCCATCAGAGCCCCTTCGCCTCCGTCGGTAGCGGCACCAGGTCAGCACCCCTTGTGCGGCGGGTTGCCGCGCGGGCGGTGGACGGGCTGTTCAAGTTCCTTCTCGTCACCGGCGCATCCGCCCCCCTCTGGCTCGATGCCATCAGTCACATCAGGCAGCAGATCGACCAGGCTGCCGCGGCGGGCGAGTCGGTGTCGGTCTCGTTGCTCGACGGCACGACTGGCGTCCTGTGGGCAGCGGTCCTGGCCGTCGCTCTGATCATCGGGGTCCTCTACGAAGTTCTGCCCACTGCCAGATGGGGGCGGACGCCCGGCAAGTGGCTGTTCGCGCTCGCCGTGGTCGATAGTGAGACGCTGACGCCTCCCGGCGTCCGGCGGGCGACGCGGCGCTATCTGATGCGTTTTGCATTGAACGTGATGGTCATCGGCTTCCTCGTGGGGCTTCGACCCCTGGTCGCCCTCCCCAGGCGCCAGGGCTTGCACGACAAGGCTGCCCATACGTGGGTGGTTCGGCGGAGTACGAACCGTCTTGACGGAAAGGCGTCGCAGCCCCGGCTTCGGCGGCTGTCCGAGCCGCGGGTGCTGCTGGGGCTCGTCCGCCTGCCGGGGCGGTCCCGTCCTGGGGCGGTCACACCGGGGGCCTCGGTCGAGCCTGAGCGGTCCCTGAGGGGGAGGCCGCTGGACTTGACGGGGTTGAGCGACCGGCCGGAAACCGCTGCGGCGGTGGGGTCGGTCGAGGCTGTCCTGGAGCGCGTCTTCCAGGCTCTGGGCCCCCCTCCGGAGGGTCTCACGCGCGACAAGGAACCCGTGGTCCACGGCGGTGGAGGGAACACACAGTGA